One part of the Parabacteroides distasonis ATCC 8503 genome encodes these proteins:
- a CDS encoding cation:proton antiporter produces the protein MSEIAPLISDLAVILIAAGIITLIFKCLKQPVVLGYIVAGILAGPAVPYIPTVSDPTNIKIWADIGVIFLLFAMGLEFSFKKLMTVGGTAVIASITIVSGMMFLGYTAGNALGFSHLSSIFLGGMLSMSSTAIVFKAFDDMGLRGQKFTGVVLGVLVVEDLVAVVLMVLLSTLAVSKQVEGMEMLESILKLGAFLIFWSLLGIYLIPSFLKKIKPFLNDETLLIIALGFCLGMVMIAAKAGFSSALGAFVMGSLLAETIEAEKIEKLVKPVKDLFAAIFFVSVGMMIQPDLLIEYLVPICILTILVIIGQIFFGSLGVLLSGQPLKIALQSGFSLTQIGEFAFIIASLGVSLKVTDDYLYPVIVAVSVVTTFLTPYMIRMATPVYQLIDNYLPSSIKLMLNRYSSGSNTVKHKSTWNKLLKSMLLDVILYTVLTIFSIIIFFTYVNPIIRENILGFKGALLSLSIILAIILPFLWAIIMKKNHSPEFLKLWNDSKFNRGPLVSLIAIKLLLCASILMPVIVHIFNVASGVGFIITLLILLMIILSKKLKKRSLSIEKRFIDNFNGKTTDSNIGSPLTDNILKSLPFNDLHLMDFVVGQESSIVGRSLKEINFRQKYGINIVSIIRGERQINIPRGEERLYPFDKIIIVGTDEELDLFQEIIQKQDKEYRDQLAQSFNNNIKIEQFNIEPDSPLIGRSIQQSDIRDKNACLILGIERDGKSMMNPPSQTVFKENDNVWVAGEYRQIVQLSEGLSYN, from the coding sequence TTGCACCTCTTATTTCCGACTTGGCGGTTATATTGATTGCGGCGGGAATAATTACATTGATTTTTAAATGCTTGAAACAACCTGTCGTTTTGGGGTATATTGTCGCTGGCATTCTTGCCGGGCCCGCCGTACCTTATATACCAACGGTATCCGATCCTACCAATATAAAAATATGGGCAGATATAGGCGTCATCTTTCTTTTGTTTGCTATGGGATTAGAATTCTCTTTCAAGAAGTTGATGACCGTAGGAGGTACAGCTGTTATCGCCTCTATAACCATAGTCTCCGGAATGATGTTTCTAGGCTATACTGCAGGAAACGCGCTTGGCTTCTCGCATCTAAGCAGTATATTTTTAGGCGGTATGCTTTCTATGTCATCCACCGCTATCGTATTCAAGGCGTTCGATGACATGGGACTCAGAGGGCAAAAATTTACAGGAGTAGTATTAGGCGTCTTGGTGGTCGAAGATTTAGTGGCCGTAGTTTTGATGGTCTTGCTTTCAACCTTAGCAGTCAGCAAGCAAGTCGAAGGAATGGAAATGCTGGAAAGTATTCTAAAGTTAGGAGCGTTTCTTATATTTTGGTCATTACTCGGAATCTATCTGATTCCAAGTTTTCTTAAAAAGATTAAGCCATTTCTTAACGACGAAACCTTATTAATCATAGCATTAGGCTTCTGTTTAGGTATGGTTATGATTGCGGCTAAAGCGGGATTCTCCTCTGCGTTAGGAGCTTTTGTTATGGGATCGTTATTGGCTGAAACCATTGAGGCCGAGAAGATAGAAAAATTGGTAAAACCGGTAAAAGACCTGTTTGCGGCCATATTTTTTGTTTCTGTAGGCATGATGATACAACCGGATTTATTGATTGAATACCTTGTCCCAATCTGCATCTTAACCATATTGGTTATCATTGGGCAAATCTTTTTTGGGAGTCTTGGTGTCCTCTTGTCCGGACAGCCATTAAAGATAGCTCTACAATCAGGATTCTCTCTGACCCAAATAGGTGAATTTGCGTTTATTATCGCTTCATTGGGAGTTAGCTTAAAGGTAACAGACGATTATCTGTATCCTGTTATTGTCGCTGTATCAGTCGTTACAACATTTCTTACTCCTTATATGATTCGCATGGCGACCCCGGTCTATCAATTGATTGACAATTATTTGCCTTCATCTATAAAACTAATGTTGAACCGTTATTCTTCCGGATCCAACACGGTCAAACATAAAAGTACATGGAATAAGCTGTTGAAATCTATGTTACTAGATGTAATACTATATACAGTATTGACAATATTCAGTATTATCATATTTTTCACTTATGTAAATCCAATTATTCGCGAGAACATATTAGGCTTCAAAGGGGCTCTATTGAGCTTATCTATTATTTTGGCCATTATATTACCTTTTCTTTGGGCTATCATTATGAAGAAGAATCATTCTCCTGAATTCCTGAAATTATGGAATGATAGTAAATTCAACCGGGGACCATTGGTTTCTTTGATAGCGATAAAGCTGCTCCTTTGCGCAAGTATTCTAATGCCAGTCATAGTCCATATATTTAATGTAGCATCTGGTGTTGGATTTATTATCACCCTGTTGATATTGCTAATGATTATTTTATCCAAAAAACTGAAAAAGCGTTCTCTCTCGATCGAGAAAAGATTTATTGACAACTTCAACGGGAAAACAACGGACTCAAACATTGGAAGTCCTTTGACTGATAATATCTTGAAATCTTTGCCTTTCAATGATTTGCACTTGATGGATTTCGTTGTTGGCCAAGAATCCTCCATTGTCGGCCGGAGTTTGAAAGAGATCAACTTCCGTCAAAAATATGGAATAAATATCGTTTCCATCATTCGAGGTGAACGACAAATCAATATACCTAGAGGAGAGGAACGCCTTTATCCTTTTGATAAGATTATAATTGTTGGTACGGATGAGGAATTGGATCTTTTCCAGGAGATAATACAAAAACAGGACAAAGAATATAGAGATCAGTTGGCGCAAAGCTTTAATAATAATATCAAAATAGAGCAATTTAATATTGAACCAGACTCTCCGTTGATCGGGCGATCTATTCAACAGTCTGACATTCGGGATAAGAACGCTTGTCTGATCTTGGGTATTGAACGAGACGGAAAGTCAATGATGAATCCTCCATCCCAAACCGTATTCAAGGAAAACGACAACGTATGGGTTGCTGGAGAATATCGTCAAATTGTTCAATTGAGCGAAGGTTTAAGTTATAATTAA
- a CDS encoding MFS transporter, which yields MNEKMNATLGNAFPKERIRYAMLSFFLAQGLCFSSWASRIPDVKDIFEVNYAFYWGLVLFLIPVGKFVAIPLAGYLVSKLGSRIMAQVSVLGYALALFAIGTAHNIYLLGVYLFCFGVFWNLCDISLNTQGIGIERLYGRTIMASFHGGWSLAACLGALIGFIMIVSGVTPFWHFTLIALLIGVTVLVSRKYLQEDVAVESPEEEKEAEKKEAPALLSFIRKPEMLLIQLGIVGLFALVVESAMFDWSGLYFESVLQVPKSLQIGFLVFMVMMTVGRFLTNSAYSVLGKQKVLQLAGFFILAGFFISAMLGGMFESMTVKVIVNSLGFMLVGLGISCMVPTIYSLVGAKSRTPVGIALTILSSISFIGSLIAPLLIGAISQAFNMKYAYIVVGLLGLCILLMTTFCKAFKNN from the coding sequence ATGAATGAAAAAATGAATGCTACATTGGGCAACGCTTTTCCCAAGGAACGGATTCGTTATGCGATGCTTTCTTTCTTTTTAGCGCAAGGTCTTTGTTTCTCTAGTTGGGCTAGCCGTATTCCGGACGTGAAGGATATTTTTGAGGTGAATTACGCTTTCTATTGGGGCTTGGTCTTGTTCCTGATCCCGGTAGGTAAGTTTGTGGCGATACCGTTAGCGGGTTATTTGGTGTCGAAGTTGGGGAGTCGTATTATGGCGCAGGTCAGTGTGTTGGGGTATGCCTTGGCCTTATTCGCGATAGGTACGGCACATAATATTTATCTGCTGGGTGTTTATTTGTTCTGTTTTGGGGTGTTCTGGAATCTTTGCGATATATCCTTGAATACGCAAGGAATTGGTATCGAGCGACTCTATGGGCGTACGATTATGGCCTCATTTCATGGAGGTTGGAGTCTGGCGGCTTGTTTAGGGGCTTTGATCGGGTTTATCATGATCGTATCCGGTGTTACTCCGTTCTGGCATTTTACGTTGATTGCATTATTGATTGGAGTGACTGTTTTGGTAAGCCGGAAGTATTTGCAGGAAGACGTGGCGGTTGAGTCACCGGAGGAAGAGAAGGAAGCGGAGAAGAAAGAAGCTCCGGCATTGTTGAGCTTTATCCGTAAGCCGGAAATGCTGTTGATCCAGTTAGGTATCGTCGGGCTGTTTGCCTTGGTGGTGGAAAGCGCGATGTTTGATTGGAGTGGACTTTACTTCGAATCGGTATTGCAGGTTCCTAAGTCCTTACAGATTGGTTTCTTGGTGTTCATGGTGATGATGACGGTAGGCCGTTTTCTTACGAACTCCGCCTATAGTGTTTTAGGAAAGCAGAAGGTGTTGCAATTAGCGGGTTTCTTTATTTTAGCAGGTTTTTTTATCTCAGCCATGTTGGGTGGAATGTTCGAATCGATGACGGTAAAGGTGATCGTGAATTCCTTAGGCTTTATGTTGGTAGGCTTGGGCATCTCGTGTATGGTGCCTACTATTTATAGCTTAGTGGGCGCTAAATCGAGAACTCCGGTGGGAATTGCCTTGACGATCCTTTCCAGTATCAGCTTTATCGGCTCGTTGATCGCACCTTTGTTGATCGGAGCGATCTCGCAGGCTTTCAATATGAAATACGCTTATATCGTGGTCGGCTTGTTAGGGCTTTGTATCTTGCTAATGACTACATTCTGCAAAGCATTCAAGAATAATTAA
- a CDS encoding PfkB family carbohydrate kinase, whose translation MNTHELCCVGHITLDKVVTPKNTVHMPGGTSFYFSHAIKHFDDIDYTLVTALAESEMKTVEELRAEGIDVAVMPSKHTVYFENIYGENQDNRTQRVLAKADPFTVEYLENINSKIFHLGSLLADDFSLEVVKYLAGKGLVSIDSQGYLREVRDKDVFAVDWPEKKEVLKYVHFLKANEHEMEVLTGYTDAVNAGKVIYDWGVKEVLLTFGSMGSIIYDGSTFHKIPAYIPKEVVNATGAGDTYMTGYLYKRAKGASIEEAGRFAAAMTTLKIEGIGPFNGTKEDVLRCLETAEQRMPE comes from the coding sequence ATGAATACACACGAACTTTGCTGCGTAGGACACATCACCTTGGATAAGGTAGTAACACCTAAGAACACCGTCCATATGCCGGGAGGAACCTCCTTTTATTTCTCGCATGCGATAAAACATTTCGATGATATCGACTATACTCTAGTGACAGCCTTGGCTGAATCTGAGATGAAAACGGTGGAGGAACTACGAGCTGAAGGTATCGACGTTGCCGTGATGCCAAGTAAGCACACCGTTTATTTCGAGAATATTTATGGAGAGAACCAAGATAACCGTACGCAACGTGTATTGGCGAAAGCAGATCCTTTCACCGTGGAATATCTGGAGAACATCAACTCTAAAATCTTCCACCTTGGTAGTTTGCTTGCCGATGATTTCTCTTTGGAAGTGGTAAAGTATTTAGCGGGGAAAGGCTTAGTATCGATTGACTCGCAAGGGTATCTACGGGAAGTAAGAGACAAGGATGTATTTGCCGTGGATTGGCCAGAGAAAAAAGAAGTACTTAAATACGTGCACTTCCTCAAGGCTAACGAACATGAGATGGAGGTGTTAACCGGATATACCGATGCCGTGAACGCAGGAAAAGTTATCTACGATTGGGGCGTGAAAGAGGTATTGCTGACTTTCGGAAGCATGGGATCTATCATTTACGACGGTTCCACTTTCCATAAAATCCCCGCTTACATACCGAAAGAAGTAGTAAACGCTACCGGAGCGGGTGATACTTATATGACAGGATATCTCTATAAACGTGCCAAAGGCGCAAGCATAGAAGAAGCCGGACGTTTCGCGGCAGCTATGACAACATTGAAAATCGAAGGAATAGGCCCATTCAACGGCACTAAGGAAGATGTGTTGCGATGCTTAGAGACAGCGGAACAACGAATGCCTGAGTAG
- a CDS encoding DUF6383 domain-containing protein: MNKKFSTLVAGLALCTAFTANAKVENGKVYQLTNEDGKYLSVTESYTKTDSLILADAPTADIKNTDYQKSLWKVTYRFVSLANTWAYTLTNSATGRVLTLDKQAEWNFKNGSAFIAPENVTAVTLSAQLDNKTVVSIIAKDDVEAERTDIVTLEKGTAVSASAINFTVAAPAKINMTADLLNNKYGSPFALTFDKNLDGNPLAGKELFATDIDGLDGYVTLQDRTTGKYLVVDSTSWSSNLSSEKFWKLTVDAQPKDEAAAADKATGVTDGTILENGRAKELYAFKVVLDPSDNSKMILYPYATPVYKGANDTEKKSKMCYDMEVAANGEMIAFGNFAGTEKLTIWTKDAAKCTFAEVKLPTTLDPEYTYFVKDMNNAKSDEDHSANKNKGKYYVFSFCENGTVHAGAVTEVPTALWYLTETNNLANMWNTNSTRGGAIIRVIDDAKAIYSFGTDTVQLVKGPKVEDAQELAYKKVSKEDLVNGALSFRLKSDLLENLYVTVKDGKLYVAAGELASAYRFKVEEVELDEANSTVAESNGVKVYKYNVTDRLGKATLCSKNENGTDYYLMGEPDVENSVYPVTLSFLSTGVENEYKLVSYSEYTEEYGYYGFAISALAGSGMLYTASWCNTENTTFEFAKKDAPTYATLNIGHVQITSYTEDDNKMIASQKDGFAVLKAEGQSILKSDVYTHDSLTLWLDTACLTFEETMPLYYLSTNAFAEEGVKTRNYLMNTLDSAEVKGYAYEAAGAEAVRAAFIAGSVCGIDSIAIKGDTINAMNLNPAAVAFEVAAEYSDEAYKILSVQEYLNPAYDEEAAEEQGEEYDVEKYLPRNAYLAHLNNVVYWTTDPEQAEVFKVMTTSTPTSNDKIAAESAISVIANDGTVTIQGAAGKSVVISNILGKVVAETVLSSDNATIAVPAGIVAVAVEGEAAVKVVVK; this comes from the coding sequence ATGAACAAAAAGTTTTCTACTCTTGTAGCGGGTTTGGCTTTATGTACTGCCTTTACCGCTAATGCGAAGGTTGAAAATGGCAAAGTTTACCAATTGACCAATGAGGATGGTAAATATTTGTCTGTCACAGAGTCTTATACAAAGACTGATAGTTTGATCTTGGCTGATGCTCCTACTGCGGATATCAAGAACACTGATTATCAAAAATCCTTATGGAAAGTAACTTATCGTTTTGTCTCTTTGGCGAATACTTGGGCGTACACATTGACGAATAGCGCTACAGGTAGAGTGTTGACATTGGATAAGCAAGCTGAGTGGAACTTCAAAAATGGGAGTGCGTTTATCGCTCCGGAGAATGTGACTGCCGTTACTTTATCTGCTCAGTTGGATAATAAGACAGTTGTTTCTATCATCGCTAAAGATGATGTGGAAGCTGAAAGAACAGATATTGTTACTTTGGAAAAGGGAACGGCTGTATCTGCATCTGCGATTAACTTTACAGTAGCAGCTCCAGCAAAGATAAACATGACTGCTGACTTGTTAAATAACAAGTATGGTTCTCCTTTCGCTTTGACTTTCGACAAAAATCTGGATGGAAATCCTTTGGCAGGCAAAGAGTTGTTCGCTACAGACATTGACGGTTTAGATGGTTATGTTACTTTGCAGGATAGAACTACCGGTAAGTATTTAGTTGTGGACTCTACTTCTTGGTCTTCTAATTTGTCTTCTGAGAAATTCTGGAAACTTACTGTAGACGCACAACCTAAAGATGAGGCTGCTGCTGCTGATAAGGCTACCGGTGTAACAGATGGTACGATCCTAGAGAATGGTCGTGCGAAAGAGTTGTATGCTTTCAAGGTAGTTTTAGATCCTTCCGATAATAGCAAGATGATCCTTTATCCGTATGCTACTCCTGTATATAAAGGCGCAAATGATACGGAGAAGAAGTCAAAAATGTGTTATGACATGGAGGTTGCCGCTAATGGTGAGATGATCGCTTTTGGTAACTTCGCAGGTACAGAGAAATTGACAATCTGGACTAAGGATGCTGCTAAATGTACTTTCGCTGAGGTTAAGCTTCCGACTACATTGGATCCAGAGTATACTTACTTTGTTAAGGATATGAACAATGCGAAGTCTGATGAGGATCATTCCGCAAATAAGAACAAAGGAAAATACTATGTATTCTCTTTCTGTGAGAACGGTACAGTTCATGCTGGTGCTGTAACAGAAGTTCCTACTGCTTTATGGTATTTGACTGAGACTAATAATTTGGCTAATATGTGGAATACTAATAGTACTAGAGGTGGTGCTATTATCCGCGTAATAGATGATGCGAAGGCTATTTATTCTTTTGGAACAGATACAGTTCAATTGGTAAAAGGCCCGAAAGTGGAGGATGCTCAAGAGTTAGCTTATAAGAAAGTTTCTAAAGAAGATTTGGTTAATGGTGCATTGTCATTCCGTTTGAAATCTGATTTATTGGAGAACTTGTATGTAACTGTTAAAGATGGCAAATTGTATGTAGCTGCCGGTGAGTTGGCTTCTGCTTATAGATTTAAGGTAGAAGAGGTTGAATTAGATGAGGCAAATTCAACTGTAGCTGAGTCAAATGGAGTGAAAGTTTACAAGTATAATGTAACAGATCGTTTAGGTAAGGCTACTTTATGCTCTAAAAATGAAAATGGAACTGATTATTATTTAATGGGTGAGCCTGATGTAGAGAATAGTGTTTATCCTGTTACATTATCTTTCTTATCTACTGGTGTAGAGAATGAATATAAGTTGGTTTCTTATTCTGAATATACTGAAGAATATGGTTATTATGGTTTTGCAATCTCTGCTTTAGCTGGATCTGGAATGCTATATACAGCTAGCTGGTGCAACACTGAGAATACTACATTCGAGTTCGCAAAGAAGGATGCTCCTACATATGCTACTTTGAATATCGGTCACGTACAGATCACTTCTTATACAGAGGATGATAACAAGATGATCGCTAGCCAGAAAGATGGTTTCGCTGTATTGAAGGCAGAAGGACAGTCTATCTTGAAGAGCGATGTATATACGCATGATTCTTTGACTTTGTGGTTGGATACTGCTTGCTTGACTTTCGAAGAGACTATGCCTTTGTATTATCTTTCTACTAATGCATTTGCGGAAGAAGGTGTGAAAACTAGAAACTATTTGATGAATACATTGGATTCTGCAGAGGTTAAGGGTTATGCTTATGAGGCTGCTGGCGCTGAGGCTGTTCGTGCTGCATTTATCGCTGGTTCTGTATGCGGTATAGATTCTATCGCAATCAAGGGTGATACAATCAATGCGATGAACTTGAATCCGGCTGCTGTCGCATTTGAGGTCGCAGCTGAGTATAGCGATGAGGCTTACAAGATCCTTTCTGTTCAAGAATATTTGAATCCGGCTTATGATGAGGAAGCAGCTGAAGAGCAAGGTGAAGAGTATGATGTAGAGAAATATTTACCTCGTAATGCTTATTTGGCTCATTTGAACAATGTTGTTTATTGGACAACTGATCCTGAGCAAGCAGAAGTATTCAAGGTAATGACAACTAGCACTCCTACATCTAATGACAAGATCGCTGCTGAGTCTGCTATCTCTGTTATCGCTAACGATGGTACTGTAACAATCCAAGGTGCCGCTGGCAAGTCTGTTGTTATCTCTAACATCTTAGGTAAGGTGGTTGCTGAGACAGTTCTTTCATCTGATAACGCTACAATCGCTGTACCTGCCGGTATCGTAGCTGTAGCTGTAGAGGGTGAGGCTGCTGTTAAGGTGGTTGTTAAATAA
- a CDS encoding DUF2339 domain-containing protein, with amino-acid sequence MEYTLLILLLLIMIWINLRNKISKSQEKTEELSKEIAALRRRLENSSEVADEIKEPEPETLKEPEVFVQPEPVKAIVEPARNLQPQKVRKPVNYEKYIGENLFGKIGILILVLGMGLFVKYAIDKEWINETLRTILGFGMGGLLLFVAWRLKDSYRTFSSLLAGGAFAIFYVTVAIAYHYYGLFSQTVAFILLVLFTGFMSSLSILYNRRELAIIALVGGFIAPFLVGSGDGSYWVLFTYVMILDLGMFGLSIYKKWGELPVICFALTWIVFAGYTYAADLDLMGSVQLTHLLIFSIAFYLIFLLSVASIVRINIRGINQYLLGVIGLNNFVFLFFALCLLQNMELEQNYKGLVTLFVAAINFALFFWIKRKGEPFTFLMHTLLGIALTFVSVTIPIQLEGTFITLFWASEVMIILWFYSRFRLRVYEIFVWVLPVLTLGSYGMDVFHGCMKARYGDSSLFINGLFATGIFTGLSYWVDAWLVRPTRISTKGPLLTGCVVLYIAFVFDFYSYVDPSIVSFSYIETFTVAVLFAANVLLGKSYLPVSRNAGGYGLLLGLSLSLFGGMSLWIGYDDLFIPRFLLWVSLLLIGGHIFVLGRYYYKAFDAREKRTHGMTLYICLLSTILLAVGTNNLLNQLGLPDELSAGFSISLSLAGFMQMAVGMRLHLKVVRMISLATFSIVLLKLVMVDLWLLPTIGKVVVFIILGVILLILSFLYQKLKTVLFDDSL; translated from the coding sequence ATGGAATATACCTTACTGATACTTCTATTACTGATCATGATTTGGATAAACTTGCGTAATAAGATATCCAAATCACAGGAGAAGACGGAGGAATTATCGAAAGAGATCGCTGCCTTGCGTAGACGTTTGGAGAATAGTTCGGAAGTTGCGGACGAGATAAAGGAACCGGAGCCTGAGACCTTGAAAGAGCCGGAAGTTTTCGTACAACCTGAACCTGTAAAGGCGATTGTCGAACCTGCGAGAAATCTTCAACCCCAGAAGGTGCGGAAGCCTGTCAATTATGAGAAATATATCGGTGAGAATTTATTCGGTAAAATCGGTATCCTGATACTCGTCTTGGGTATGGGTCTTTTCGTGAAGTATGCGATAGATAAGGAATGGATAAACGAGACCTTGCGTACGATCCTTGGCTTTGGGATGGGCGGATTACTTCTATTCGTGGCTTGGCGTTTGAAGGATTCCTATCGTACCTTTAGCTCTTTGCTGGCGGGAGGCGCTTTTGCGATCTTTTATGTAACGGTGGCGATCGCCTATCATTATTACGGGCTGTTCAGCCAAACGGTCGCTTTTATCTTGCTTGTATTGTTTACCGGGTTTATGTCGTCTTTATCTATACTCTATAATCGTAGGGAACTGGCGATTATCGCTTTGGTGGGTGGATTTATCGCTCCATTCTTAGTGGGCAGCGGGGATGGAAGTTATTGGGTGCTGTTTACTTATGTCATGATCTTGGACCTAGGGATGTTCGGGCTATCTATCTATAAGAAGTGGGGGGAATTGCCTGTAATTTGTTTTGCCTTGACTTGGATCGTCTTTGCGGGTTATACGTATGCTGCGGATCTGGATTTGATGGGAAGTGTCCAATTAACGCATTTACTTATTTTCTCTATCGCCTTCTATTTGATCTTCTTATTATCGGTCGCTTCCATCGTGCGAATCAATATCCGGGGGATCAATCAATATTTATTAGGAGTGATCGGATTGAACAATTTCGTATTCCTGTTCTTTGCCCTTTGTCTCCTGCAGAATATGGAGCTTGAGCAGAATTACAAAGGTCTGGTAACCCTTTTTGTTGCGGCTATTAACTTCGCTCTTTTCTTTTGGATCAAACGGAAAGGGGAACCTTTCACTTTCTTGATGCATACGTTATTGGGTATCGCTCTTACGTTCGTATCGGTGACGATCCCGATCCAACTGGAAGGGACCTTTATTACCTTGTTTTGGGCTTCAGAGGTAATGATTATTCTCTGGTTCTATAGTCGTTTCCGTCTGCGGGTTTACGAGATATTCGTTTGGGTACTTCCGGTCTTGACGCTGGGCTCTTACGGAATGGATGTCTTCCACGGATGTATGAAGGCTCGGTACGGAGATTCTTCCCTATTTATAAATGGCTTGTTCGCTACCGGTATTTTTACGGGGTTATCGTATTGGGTAGACGCTTGGTTGGTACGTCCGACAAGGATCTCGACGAAAGGGCCTCTCTTGACGGGATGTGTCGTATTATATATAGCCTTTGTTTTCGATTTCTATTCATATGTAGATCCTTCGATCGTGTCCTTTAGCTATATCGAGACATTTACGGTGGCGGTTTTATTTGCTGCGAATGTTTTATTAGGGAAAAGCTATTTGCCTGTGTCAAGAAATGCGGGGGGATATGGACTACTCTTGGGGCTATCTTTATCCCTGTTCGGAGGAATGTCTTTGTGGATCGGGTATGATGATCTCTTTATTCCCCGGTTCCTGCTATGGGTTTCCTTGCTTTTAATCGGGGGGCATATTTTTGTCTTGGGACGGTACTATTATAAGGCATTCGACGCAAGAGAAAAGCGTACGCATGGGATGACCTTATATATTTGTTTGCTGTCTACGATATTACTGGCCGTGGGAACGAATAATTTGTTGAATCAGTTGGGCTTGCCGGATGAATTAAGCGCAGGTTTCTCTATCTCGTTGAGTCTTGCCGGTTTTATGCAAATGGCGGTGGGAATGCGATTGCATCTGAAAGTTGTCCGGATGATTAGTTTGGCCACCTTCTCGATCGTATTGCTAAAGTTGGTGATGGTGGATCTGTGGCTCTTGCCTACGATCGGGAAGGTGGTCGTCTTTATAATCTTGGGAGTTATCTTATTGATTCTCTCCTTCTTGTACCAGAAGTTGAAAACCGTCTTGTTCGATGATAGCTTATAG
- a CDS encoding UDP-N-acetylmuramoyl-tripeptide--D-alanyl-D-alanine ligase, which yields MSIIDLYDLFIHNPQITTDSRNCPKGSIFFALKGDKFDGNQYAGKALASGCVYAVIDNPDYYIGERTILVDNVLKTLQQLAHHHRKVLGLPIIGITGTNGKTTTKELLAAVLSTKFNLLYTEGNFNNHIGVPLTLLRLTHDHEMAVIEMGASHPGDIKELVDIVHPNYGIITNVGRAHLEGFGSFEGVIRTKGELYDYIRRSKGKIFIKKENEYLQSIAKGIEQITYGNGDDAFASGQVVSCDPFLVFNWKQQGKLHTVETHIIGSYNLDNVLAAVAVGRFFKIPAERISRAIAAYEPTNNRSQFKKTDNNELIIDAYNANPSSMKVALDNFITMPVQPKAIILGDMRELGPTSDELHAEVVAQIKKGQFDKVFLCGEHFSKVGKEFSPFATTEAMVEELRKQPLKGYHILIKGSHSMGLEKLADIL from the coding sequence ATGAGTATTATCGACCTCTATGATTTATTTATACATAACCCTCAAATAACGACAGATAGCCGGAACTGTCCGAAGGGTTCTATCTTCTTCGCCTTAAAAGGTGATAAATTCGACGGAAATCAATATGCCGGGAAAGCCTTGGCATCCGGCTGTGTCTATGCCGTCATAGACAATCCCGATTATTATATAGGCGAACGCACGATCCTTGTTGATAACGTGCTGAAGACCTTGCAACAATTAGCGCACCATCACCGCAAGGTACTGGGATTGCCGATCATCGGGATTACCGGAACAAATGGCAAGACCACGACCAAAGAGTTATTGGCCGCCGTGCTCTCAACGAAATTCAATTTACTATATACCGAAGGGAATTTCAATAACCATATTGGCGTTCCCTTGACCTTGCTCCGATTGACTCATGACCATGAGATGGCGGTTATCGAGATGGGCGCCAGCCATCCGGGAGACATCAAGGAATTAGTGGATATCGTCCATCCTAACTATGGCATCATCACGAACGTAGGCCGTGCCCATCTGGAAGGCTTCGGTTCTTTCGAGGGTGTGATCCGGACAAAAGGGGAGTTATATGATTATATCCGTCGCTCCAAAGGCAAGATATTTATCAAGAAAGAGAACGAGTACCTTCAGTCTATCGCCAAAGGCATCGAACAAATCACATATGGAAACGGGGATGATGCTTTCGCGTCCGGACAGGTAGTCAGTTGCGATCCTTTCTTAGTGTTCAATTGGAAGCAACAAGGAAAGTTGCATACCGTCGAAACACATATAATCGGTAGTTATAACCTAGATAATGTATTGGCCGCCGTCGCCGTAGGCCGCTTCTTCAAGATCCCGGCAGAGCGTATCAGCCGTGCTATCGCCGCTTACGAGCCTACCAATAACCGTTCTCAGTTCAAGAAAACCGATAATAACGAATTGATTATCGATGCTTACAACGCAAATCCGAGTAGCATGAAAGTAGCTCTGGACAATTTCATCACCATGCCCGTACAGCCTAAAGCTATCATCCTTGGAGATATGCGCGAGCTTGGACCAACTAGCGACGAATTACACGCGGAGGTTGTCGCACAGATCAAGAAAGGCCAGTTCGACAAGGTGTTCCTCTGCGGCGAGCATTTCTCCAAGGTAGGCAAAGAGTTCTCCCCCTTCGCTACCACGGAGGCAATGGTGGAAGAGCTTCGGAAACAGCCGTTAAAGGGCTATCATATCTTGATCAAAGGCTCTCATAGCATGGGGCTGGAGAAACTAGCGGATATCCTATAA